From a region of the Lactuca sativa cultivar Salinas chromosome 4, Lsat_Salinas_v11, whole genome shotgun sequence genome:
- the LOC111898297 gene encoding inositol-tetrakisphosphate 1-kinase 5, translating to MSEFETEGNLFHVGYALPARKINAFMVPSFIDFARERGIDFISIDVSKPLTDQAPFDCILHKVYGDEWNLNLQNFSVHNPNATIIDPLSAIQRLHNRISMLEPVSQLNIPQLKIPNQILVQDSESLKNVETTSGLNFPVIAKPLLADGTTKAHDMSLVFNHDGLMKEIKLEPPMVLQQFVNHGGTIFKVYVADDYVKCVKRSSLPDLSKDTIEKIASDSGGAISFSRISGAVIADGRSDNNSGEELKMPATEFLVEVAKGLRKALGLHLFNFDMIRDGEGDGYLVIDINYFPGYEKLPSYETVMVDFFLNIKKLQELKKTTKKENDDRIDETEV from the coding sequence ATGTCAGAATTCGAAACAGAAGGGAATCTCTTTCACGTGGGTTATGCTTTACCCGCAAGAAAAATTAATGCTTTCATGGTGCCATCATTCATCGACTTCGCTAGAGAACGAGGCATTGATTTCATATCAATCGACGTTTCAAAACCACTCACCGATCAAGCTCCCTTCGACTGCATCCTTCACAAGGTCTACGGCGATGAATGGAACCTCAATCTCCAGAATTTCTCCGTCCACAACCCCAACGCCACCATCATCGACCCTCTCTCCGCCATCCAACGCCTCCACAACCGCATCTCCATGCTCGAACCCGTTTCTCAACTCAACATACCCCAACTCAAAATCCCAAACCAAATCCTAGTTCAAGATTCCGAGTCTTTGAAAAATGTCGAAACTACAAGTGGTTTGAATTTTCCGGTGATAGCGAAACCCCTGCTTGCCGACGGGACCACTAAAGCGCACGATATGTCACTGGTGTTCAACCATGATGGGTTAATGAAAGAAATCAAACTGGAGCCACCCATGGTGCTGCAACAGTTTGTGAACCACGGCGGGACCATCTTCAAGGTTTATGTAGCCGACGACTACGTTAAATGTGTGAAACGGAGTTCGTTGCCGGATCTATCTAAGGACACCATAGAGAAGATTGCATCAGACTCCGGTGGTGCTATAAGTTTCTCTCGGATATCAGGTGCTGTAATCGCTGACGGAAGGAGCGATAATAACTCCGGTGAGGAGCTAAAGATGCCGGCGACTGAATTCCTCGTTGAGGTGGCGAAGGGACTGAGAAAGGCTCTTGGATTGCACCTGTTTAATTTCGATATGATTAGAGATGGTGAAGGAGATGGGTATCTGGTGATTGATATAAATTACTTCCCTGGTTACGAGAAATTGCCTTCTTATGAAACTGTAATGGTTGATTTCTTCTTGAATATAAAGAAATTACAGGAGTTGAAGAAGACGACAAAGAAGGAGAACGACGACAGGATTGATGAAACAGaggtttaa